The following are encoded together in the Gilvimarinus sp. DA14 genome:
- a CDS encoding potassium/proton antiporter: MDILNQLILLGAVLFLISILASALSPRVGMPLLLVFLLVGMLGGEDGIGGIAYDDVQSALFLGTLALAVILFDGGLRTDIHNFRVGLKPALSLASLGVVITAGVCGAFAAWMLGLPWVEGMLVGAIVGSTDAAAVFSVLNMQGLALKARVGATLEIESGLNDPMAIFLTLTVVEFIRMGETGFNAAMLLGFAWQMGVGALVGVLGGRILAWGVTRLALSPGLYPLLALFGGVSIFGLAAVLHSSGFLAVYLAGLMVGNRVSRGLYNIQRFHDGIAWLAQISLFLMLGLLVTPTELVTYAPSALLIGLFLIFIARPLAVAISLLPFQFSWREQLFISWVGLRGAVPIVLAMFPWLAGLEHWPFFFNIAFFIVIISLVLQGWTVAPLARWLKVDVPTSSSRVQRVELGVPGQAGYEFVGYKLLADSPALKAGVTRLEESTGTRLLCVIREGEPLAEPSNGPLREGDHVYLLARPDALSVLDKWLVGEREPDRLSAQAFFGEFVVSPLAKLMDLGLLYGFEVPEEMANWSIGRYIYRRYKQPVVGDRITLGKVEFIVLEMADSRVTKVSLKLKS; this comes from the coding sequence ATGGATATTCTAAATCAGCTTATTTTATTGGGTGCTGTATTATTTTTAATCAGTATCCTCGCCAGTGCACTCTCTCCTCGGGTGGGCATGCCGCTGTTGCTGGTGTTTTTGTTGGTGGGCATGCTCGGTGGTGAAGACGGCATTGGCGGTATTGCCTATGACGATGTGCAGTCGGCGTTGTTTTTAGGCACCCTGGCGCTGGCGGTTATTTTGTTTGACGGTGGATTGCGCACGGATATCCACAATTTTCGTGTCGGCCTCAAGCCGGCCTTGTCGCTGGCCTCTCTGGGGGTTGTTATAACTGCGGGCGTCTGCGGCGCCTTTGCCGCCTGGATGCTGGGCCTGCCCTGGGTGGAAGGCATGCTGGTGGGTGCCATTGTCGGCTCGACCGACGCGGCGGCGGTATTCTCTGTGTTGAATATGCAGGGGCTGGCACTCAAGGCACGTGTGGGTGCGACCCTGGAGATTGAGTCCGGTCTTAACGACCCCATGGCGATTTTCCTCACTTTGACAGTGGTGGAGTTTATCCGTATGGGTGAGACCGGGTTTAACGCTGCTATGCTATTGGGGTTTGCCTGGCAGATGGGCGTGGGTGCTCTGGTGGGGGTACTGGGGGGGCGAATACTGGCCTGGGGCGTAACCCGTTTGGCTCTCAGCCCAGGGCTCTATCCGCTGTTAGCTCTGTTTGGGGGCGTGTCTATTTTTGGCCTGGCTGCCGTGCTCCACTCCAGTGGCTTTCTGGCGGTTTATTTGGCCGGTTTGATGGTGGGCAACCGTGTATCGCGAGGCCTATACAACATTCAGCGCTTTCACGATGGCATTGCTTGGTTGGCGCAAATCAGTCTGTTTTTGATGCTGGGTTTGCTGGTTACCCCAACAGAGCTTGTGACCTACGCGCCCAGCGCTTTGCTTATCGGTCTGTTTTTAATCTTTATCGCCAGGCCGCTGGCGGTGGCGATTTCTCTGTTGCCGTTTCAGTTTTCCTGGCGCGAGCAGCTGTTTATTTCATGGGTGGGGTTGCGTGGCGCCGTGCCGATTGTGCTGGCTATGTTTCCCTGGTTGGCCGGACTTGAGCATTGGCCCTTCTTTTTTAACATTGCTTTTTTTATCGTCATTATCTCCCTGGTATTACAGGGCTGGACAGTGGCACCTTTAGCGCGGTGGTTAAAAGTAGATGTGCCCACCAGCTCATCGCGAGTCCAGCGTGTGGAGCTGGGTGTGCCAGGGCAGGCGGGTTATGAGTTTGTGGGCTATAAGCTGCTCGCGGATTCCCCTGCGCTTAAGGCGGGGGTCACGCGTCTCGAGGAGAGCACCGGAACGCGTTTGCTCTGTGTGATTCGAGAGGGCGAGCCCCTCGCCGAGCCGAGTAATGGTCCGCTGCGAGAAGGCGATCACGTCTACCTGTTGGCCCGGCCCGATGCCCTTAGCGTGCTGGATAAATGGCTGGTGGGGGAGAGAGAGCCAGATCGCTTGTCGGCCCAGGCCTTTTTTGGCGAGTTTGTGGTGTCGCCTCTGGCCAAGCTTATGGATTTAGGGCTGCTCTATGGATTTGAGGTGCCGGAAGAAATGGCCAATTGGAGTATAGGGCGCTACATCTACCGCCGCTATAAACAGCCTGTGGTGGGGGACCGAATTACCCTTGGCAAGGTCGAATTTATCGTTTTGGAGATGGCTGACTCCCGCGTCACCAAGGTTAGTTTGAAGTTAAAAAGCTAG
- a CDS encoding VacB/RNase II family 3'-5' exoribonuclease has translation MLSKDALSQLSQLKSNIVSNKEYAEGVVRPTAKRFGFVRLDDGRDAFLDPDQMLRVLPGDRVKISLTENSKKQLEATLESLLESSLSTFVGRYVRKGPAHFVEPDLPPFSRWLFIPPQERTNCSEGDLVQCELIRHPFKHEGKAQIRVINRIGKPEEPGIEGRYICAKFQLPGEWSEAAAAQAATIKPDALQGLEREDLSDIPFVTIDSEFTRDMDDALYAEKTANGWRLISAIADPSSLIELGSPLEQTAQERVSTLYLLGHPITMLPTELSHETFSLIPDAERPAVICTMDINSDGSIEHYTFNTANIKSHHKLSYQNVSELLDDSGDTLEQELPATIIASLRALADCAKARLNYRQENALVMEDRADYQYWLNDNKKIERIEKRLRNTAQKVVEEAMLATNICAGELFNTHPNSAYYSGHIGFRPERLDDVKALVAEVLPELSELDFTQLENFQRLFKTLRQNAVHSQDQARLLSLLQRMQQAGSLTTQPVGHFGLGFNSYATVTSPIRRYQDLHNHMVLKAILRGETPQQTNEEQAIALQETLSIGRQASRTLEQWLLCQYLSEHLGTVQFGTITGVSARGISVRLEEVGTDGFVQLAEKGQPKPKFDSRRLSLVTDTAEFFLDQTVAVKIKDVDVNSRRISLELVDPAMAERLQAFDKQEQTTQ, from the coding sequence ATGCTCAGTAAAGACGCGCTGTCGCAGCTATCGCAATTAAAATCTAATATTGTCTCTAATAAAGAATATGCCGAAGGTGTAGTCAGGCCTACAGCCAAACGTTTTGGCTTTGTCCGCCTAGACGACGGCCGCGACGCCTTTCTTGACCCAGACCAGATGCTGCGCGTGCTGCCGGGTGATCGGGTAAAAATTAGCCTGACTGAAAACAGCAAAAAGCAACTCGAAGCAACGCTCGAGTCATTGTTGGAGTCCAGCTTGAGCACCTTTGTCGGTCGCTACGTACGCAAAGGCCCCGCGCATTTTGTCGAGCCTGACCTCCCCCCCTTTAGCCGCTGGCTGTTTATCCCACCACAAGAGCGCACCAACTGCAGTGAGGGCGATTTAGTGCAATGCGAGCTGATTCGCCACCCATTTAAGCACGAAGGTAAAGCGCAGATTCGGGTTATCAATCGGATTGGCAAACCCGAAGAACCCGGCATTGAAGGCCGCTATATTTGCGCCAAGTTCCAGCTTCCCGGCGAATGGAGCGAAGCGGCTGCAGCCCAGGCGGCAACCATCAAGCCAGACGCATTGCAGGGACTGGAGCGCGAAGATCTGAGCGATATTCCATTTGTTACGATCGATTCGGAGTTCACTCGGGACATGGACGACGCCCTCTACGCCGAAAAGACCGCTAACGGCTGGCGGCTGATTTCCGCCATTGCCGACCCCAGCAGTCTGATTGAGCTGGGCAGCCCGCTGGAGCAGACAGCGCAAGAGCGGGTCAGCACGCTGTACCTGCTGGGCCATCCGATCACCATGTTGCCCACTGAACTCTCGCACGAGACTTTTTCGCTGATTCCAGACGCCGAGCGCCCAGCTGTTATCTGCACAATGGACATCAACTCCGACGGCAGCATCGAACACTACACTTTTAATACGGCAAACATTAAATCTCATCACAAGCTCAGCTATCAAAACGTTAGCGAACTGCTTGACGACAGTGGCGATACCCTAGAGCAGGAGTTGCCCGCAACGATCATCGCCAGCCTGCGGGCTCTGGCTGACTGCGCTAAAGCGAGATTAAACTACCGCCAGGAAAATGCCCTGGTGATGGAAGACCGCGCCGACTATCAGTACTGGCTTAATGACAATAAAAAGATTGAGCGCATCGAAAAGCGTCTGCGTAATACTGCGCAGAAAGTCGTCGAAGAAGCCATGCTGGCAACCAATATCTGTGCGGGCGAACTTTTCAATACGCATCCCAATAGCGCCTATTATTCCGGCCACATCGGCTTTCGCCCCGAACGCCTGGACGATGTAAAGGCACTGGTGGCAGAAGTGTTGCCCGAGCTGTCGGAGTTAGACTTTACCCAACTAGAAAACTTTCAGCGCCTGTTTAAAACTCTGCGCCAAAACGCCGTGCACTCGCAAGATCAGGCGCGGCTGCTGTCGCTGTTGCAACGCATGCAACAAGCTGGAAGCCTGACTACCCAACCGGTGGGCCACTTCGGCCTTGGCTTTAATTCCTATGCCACGGTTACCTCACCGATTCGCCGCTACCAGGATTTGCACAATCACATGGTGCTAAAAGCCATTTTGCGAGGCGAAACACCGCAGCAAACGAATGAAGAACAGGCAATAGCACTGCAAGAGACTCTCAGCATCGGCCGCCAGGCCAGTCGCACCCTTGAGCAATGGCTTTTGTGCCAATACCTGAGCGAACACTTGGGTACTGTACAGTTTGGCACCATTACCGGTGTCAGCGCCCGGGGCATTAGCGTGCGCTTAGAAGAGGTAGGTACCGATGGTTTTGTCCAGCTGGCAGAAAAAGGCCAGCCCAAACCTAAGTTCGATAGCCGCCGACTCAGTCTGGTAACCGACACTGCTGAGTTTTTCCTGGACCAAACGGTCGCGGTAAAAATTAAAGATGTCGACGTAAACAGCCGTCGTATCAGTCTCGAACTGGTCGACCCGGCCATGGCCGAACGACTGCAAGCGTTTGACAAACAAGAGCAAACAACTCAGTAA
- a CDS encoding EVE domain-containing protein has protein sequence MAYWLFKSEPDCYSIDDLAREPKQTARWDGIRNYQARNLLRDKVALGDEVFFYHSRCKHIGIVGTASVVKTAYPDPQQYLPESPYFDPKATPDQPRWFCVDITLDQRFKTPVLLSTIKEIQQLEEMILLKQGRLSIQPVTQEQWQTIVELSR, from the coding sequence ATGGCATACTGGCTGTTTAAATCGGAACCCGACTGCTACAGTATTGACGACCTTGCGCGTGAGCCAAAGCAAACCGCGCGTTGGGACGGCATTCGCAATTATCAGGCACGCAATTTATTGCGCGATAAAGTAGCGCTGGGCGATGAGGTGTTTTTCTATCACAGCCGCTGCAAACACATAGGGATTGTGGGAACGGCAAGCGTGGTTAAAACCGCTTACCCGGACCCACAACAGTATCTGCCCGAAAGCCCCTACTTTGACCCTAAAGCAACCCCCGACCAACCGCGCTGGTTTTGTGTGGACATTACATTAGATCAGCGGTTCAAGACGCCGGTGTTGTTATCCACCATCAAAGAGATTCAGCAGCTCGAAGAGATGATTCTTTTAAAGCAGGGACGGCTATCGATACAGCCGGTAACCCAAGAACAATGGCAGACCATTGTTGAACTGAGCCGCTAG
- a CDS encoding pectinesterase family protein — protein MNRMLLVSAVVLMGSLAGCGSDSDDDDPIVIKVPSEQDSTPEPEPEPEPEPEPEPEPEVPSGPFVCPETGLYFCEDFASGDLSRWNILASPENTEGATGEFDILDDNGNNVLRYTAATAGPNKVDGELLLVTPEAFADVPSADYFVEARIRPRQNSNTASKFLYMMARYDSPGNWYAGGLNVQNSSSSTKVEVAKSEAGSISRPVQAGKPILLGEAGETDGVWYTVRFELIGDALSVYLNGEKLGTSEENLYGEKGLIGLYTYNRSFEIDDIKVGDPAVKPVQLTIDYAEPTWEVEAGNSPLQVTVAALQDDGVTADTFSVESSDPAVVSVSTDGNLVSLTPLAQGEASITFTSGSDGSITRSIDVVVAEGFTMPSETYGDLANKVMPAVAATDVHIDQPLSITFDDTPQLGDIGSVRIFRSSDNALVDVINLGPEINHIGYPGQDRVRSVYYQPFMIDGNTLHIQPHTGVLEYGADYYVAIGDGVVNATLNGKAFAGLGETAGWSFSTKAEKPTGTEVIVDDDGAADFRSVQGALNYMMADVGKDDAAVITVKNGSYQEMLFLRNKNNLTIKGESRDGVVIHYDNYESFNGGSGGSAAPGPGTPGGGRSVFLVEGADNLVLDTLTLKNDHLRVDDASNQAETIYFNSSYRLIAKNANFISEQDTLLLKGYTWFYDTLVAGNVDFIWGYSVASLFENSEIRSLGDSKSSSNGGYVLQARTQNITDPGFVFLNSRLTQGPGPSGNVIPAGASYLARSGGSADYFDNVTFINCAMDSHINAIGWAGEGINSQPAPNPVVASAESGWREYGSTDLDGVPLDLSSREFGYVLSAGEAAPFMDRASVFAGYNGGEGWNPEP, from the coding sequence ATGAATAGAATGCTATTGGTGTCGGCGGTGGTGCTTATGGGCAGTCTGGCCGGATGTGGCAGTGACAGTGATGACGATGACCCTATTGTTATCAAAGTACCCTCCGAGCAAGACTCTACTCCCGAACCCGAACCCGAACCCGAACCCGAACCCGAACCCGAACCCGAGCCTGAAGTCCCGAGTGGGCCTTTTGTGTGCCCGGAAACCGGCCTTTACTTCTGTGAAGATTTTGCCTCGGGTGATTTGTCGCGCTGGAATATTCTGGCAAGCCCTGAAAACACCGAAGGTGCGACCGGTGAGTTCGATATTCTTGACGATAATGGCAACAATGTTCTGCGCTATACCGCCGCTACCGCGGGGCCGAATAAAGTAGACGGGGAGTTGTTACTGGTAACTCCAGAGGCATTCGCCGATGTCCCGTCAGCAGATTATTTTGTTGAGGCGCGCATTCGCCCACGGCAAAACAGCAATACCGCGAGTAAATTTCTTTACATGATGGCGCGTTACGACAGCCCTGGAAATTGGTATGCCGGTGGTTTGAATGTGCAAAACTCTTCCAGCAGCACCAAGGTTGAAGTTGCCAAAAGTGAAGCCGGCTCTATTTCGCGCCCGGTGCAGGCAGGCAAACCAATTTTACTGGGTGAAGCGGGCGAGACGGATGGCGTTTGGTATACCGTGCGTTTTGAGTTGATTGGCGATGCTTTGAGTGTTTATTTAAACGGTGAGAAGCTCGGCACCAGCGAAGAAAACCTGTACGGAGAAAAAGGCCTGATTGGTCTTTATACCTACAACCGCTCGTTTGAAATCGACGACATAAAGGTCGGCGACCCAGCGGTCAAACCTGTACAGCTCACCATTGATTATGCAGAGCCCACATGGGAAGTAGAAGCCGGTAACTCTCCGTTACAGGTTACGGTCGCAGCGCTACAGGATGACGGTGTCACGGCTGATACTTTTAGCGTCGAGTCGTCCGATCCAGCGGTGGTGAGCGTGAGCACCGACGGTAATTTGGTAAGCCTGACGCCGCTCGCCCAAGGTGAGGCGAGTATTACTTTTACCAGTGGCTCTGATGGCAGCATTACGCGCAGCATTGATGTGGTTGTGGCTGAAGGCTTTACTATGCCCAGTGAGACCTACGGTGACCTGGCCAATAAAGTAATGCCGGCTGTCGCAGCGACCGATGTGCATATTGATCAGCCGCTTTCAATTACCTTTGACGATACTCCGCAACTGGGTGATATCGGATCTGTGCGGATATTCCGTAGCAGCGACAATGCGCTGGTGGACGTTATTAATCTGGGGCCAGAGATCAATCACATCGGTTACCCCGGTCAGGATCGGGTGCGCAGTGTGTACTATCAGCCCTTTATGATTGACGGCAACACCTTGCACATTCAGCCGCATACGGGAGTACTGGAGTATGGGGCGGATTATTATGTGGCCATTGGTGACGGCGTTGTGAACGCAACCTTGAACGGCAAAGCGTTTGCCGGTTTAGGCGAAACGGCGGGTTGGAGTTTTAGCACTAAAGCTGAAAAGCCGACGGGAACCGAGGTGATTGTCGATGACGATGGCGCCGCTGATTTCCGTTCAGTGCAAGGCGCGCTTAACTACATGATGGCGGACGTGGGTAAAGATGACGCGGCGGTGATTACGGTGAAAAACGGCTCTTATCAAGAGATGTTGTTTTTGCGTAATAAAAACAATCTGACCATTAAGGGCGAAAGCCGCGATGGTGTGGTTATTCACTACGATAATTACGAGTCGTTCAACGGTGGTTCTGGCGGCAGTGCAGCACCAGGGCCGGGTACACCGGGTGGTGGTCGCAGTGTGTTCTTGGTTGAAGGGGCCGACAATTTAGTGCTGGATACCCTAACGCTGAAAAATGATCACCTGCGTGTGGATGATGCTTCGAACCAGGCTGAAACCATTTACTTCAACAGCAGCTATCGTTTGATCGCAAAAAATGCGAATTTCATCAGCGAGCAAGACACGCTGTTGTTGAAAGGGTATACCTGGTTTTACGACACCTTAGTAGCCGGTAATGTGGACTTTATCTGGGGTTACAGTGTGGCGTCACTGTTTGAAAACAGTGAGATTCGCTCGCTGGGTGACTCGAAAAGCAGCTCGAACGGCGGCTACGTGTTACAGGCTCGCACGCAAAACATCACCGATCCGGGCTTTGTGTTTTTAAACTCGCGTTTAACTCAGGGGCCAGGGCCGAGCGGCAATGTGATTCCTGCCGGCGCATCTTACTTGGCTCGCAGTGGTGGCAGCGCCGATTACTTTGACAATGTCACTTTTATTAATTGCGCAATGGACAGCCATATCAATGCTATCGGCTGGGCTGGAGAGGGTATTAACAGCCAGCCCGCACCTAATCCGGTTGTTGCCAGTGCAGAGTCTGGCTGGCGTGAGTACGGCAGCACAGATTTGGATGGTGTGCCGTTAGATTTGAGCAGCCGGGAATTCGGTTATGTGTTGAGTGCCGGTGAGGCTGCGCCTTTTATGGATCGTGCTTCGGTGTTTGCCGGTTACAACGGTGGTGAAGGTTGGAACCCTGAACCTTAG
- a CDS encoding outer membrane beta-barrel protein: MVKPIRCIALSTAALLSLGAHSTQAQSANGASVSYTYGGLEYVEQNLDDYDCNQDGLSAYGSYAIDGPWFAVGSLTDVSGDKSCGSTTIQLGAGYHTLLTPGWDLYGTLSAERTDPDHGDSDTGLVAAIGARGWMFQQLEGKAEIAHHTVFDDTTELNLGANYWFTKAIAGTLDTSFSDEGESIALGARMNF, from the coding sequence ATGGTCAAACCAATTCGTTGCATTGCCCTTTCTACCGCCGCCCTACTCAGCTTGGGCGCCCACAGCACCCAGGCTCAATCGGCTAACGGTGCGTCGGTCAGCTACACCTACGGTGGCCTGGAATATGTGGAACAGAATCTGGACGATTATGATTGCAATCAAGACGGCCTGAGCGCCTACGGCAGCTACGCTATTGATGGCCCCTGGTTCGCAGTGGGCAGCCTTACGGATGTTAGCGGTGATAAGAGCTGCGGCTCTACCACCATCCAGCTTGGCGCCGGCTATCACACCCTGCTAACACCCGGCTGGGACCTGTACGGCACCTTGAGCGCAGAGCGCACCGACCCAGATCACGGCGATAGCGACACTGGCTTGGTTGCCGCTATTGGCGCGCGCGGCTGGATGTTTCAGCAACTGGAAGGCAAAGCCGAAATCGCGCACCACACGGTGTTTGATGACACTACTGAACTGAACCTGGGCGCCAACTATTGGTTTACCAAGGCTATTGCTGGCACTTTGGACACCAGCTTCTCAGACGAAGGCGAATCTATTGCCCTGGGCGCACGAATGAACTTTTAG
- a CDS encoding S1 RNA-binding domain-containing protein: protein MAQIGQFARLPIVKLVDFGAYLDGAELGNILLPKRYLNDEQGLGSEMDVFIHLDSNDIPVATTLKPRACVGEAAYLPVVDINDAGAFMDWGLPKHLLVPFNEQHKRFELGRSYVVTLFLDPYSQRIAASSKLNKHLDETSRQLKVNQAVDLLICGKSDMGYKAIIDNQYLGLIFRDDAFRPLSYGESTRGYIKNIRRDGKIDVSLQALGDKGRDRLQQKILDHLSANGGRSELNDRAQPDDIYREFNVSKGAYKKALGALYKQRLISIDPDEIRLNNS, encoded by the coding sequence ATGGCCCAAATTGGACAGTTCGCCCGCCTTCCTATTGTTAAACTTGTCGATTTCGGCGCTTATCTCGACGGCGCAGAACTGGGCAACATCCTACTACCCAAGCGCTATCTCAATGATGAGCAGGGCTTGGGCAGCGAGATGGATGTTTTTATTCACCTGGACAGCAATGACATACCCGTCGCCACCACCCTAAAGCCCCGCGCCTGTGTCGGCGAAGCGGCGTACCTGCCCGTTGTGGACATTAACGATGCCGGGGCGTTTATGGACTGGGGGCTGCCCAAACATTTGCTGGTACCTTTTAACGAACAGCACAAACGCTTTGAACTTGGCCGCTCCTACGTGGTGACATTGTTTCTCGACCCCTACAGCCAGCGCATCGCCGCTTCCTCTAAGCTCAACAAACACCTGGACGAAACCAGCCGCCAGCTCAAAGTTAATCAGGCGGTAGATTTACTCATCTGCGGCAAAAGCGATATGGGGTACAAGGCGATTATTGACAATCAATATCTGGGGCTTATTTTTCGCGACGATGCCTTTCGCCCCTTAAGCTATGGAGAAAGCACCCGTGGCTATATAAAAAACATCCGCCGCGATGGAAAGATTGATGTAAGCCTGCAAGCACTGGGAGATAAAGGTCGCGATCGCTTGCAGCAAAAAATTCTCGATCACCTCAGCGCCAATGGTGGTCGCAGCGAGTTAAACGATCGCGCGCAACCGGATGATATTTACCGCGAGTTTAACGTCAGTAAAGGCGCTTATAAAAAAGCCTTGGGCGCACTTTACAAGCAGCGCCTGATAAGCATTGATCCCGACGAAATTCGTTTGAACAATTCTTGA
- a CDS encoding VapA/VapB family virulence-associated protein, translating to MTAINEQPIRLATDFAKHCKGMLDASALSRAVQLLESTTENRLRTQTPLDAEGSLSSLIYYIKVRCCVAGGRCFSGRVWGQGLANSGTLCGDLYPAEGCSLDDVYCRTCEFTYTATPAYTAVYFFDFNELLLGHFQAGAVDKVYSAGKGEGGWR from the coding sequence ATGACTGCAATTAACGAACAGCCAATCCGGCTCGCCACAGATTTCGCCAAACACTGTAAAGGCATGCTGGATGCGTCCGCGTTAAGCCGGGCAGTACAACTGTTAGAAAGTACCACTGAAAACCGTCTGCGCACGCAAACACCACTTGACGCCGAGGGCAGCCTTAGCAGTCTTATTTATTACATTAAGGTGAGATGCTGCGTTGCCGGCGGCCGCTGTTTTAGCGGTCGAGTATGGGGGCAAGGACTCGCAAATAGCGGCACCCTTTGCGGAGATTTGTACCCCGCCGAAGGCTGCTCTCTCGACGATGTCTATTGCCGCACCTGCGAGTTTACCTATACCGCCACACCTGCCTACACGGCGGTGTATTTTTTTGATTTCAATGAACTCTTATTGGGGCACTTTCAAGCCGGCGCGGTTGACAAGGTGTATTCCGCCGGCAAGGGAGAAGGCGGTTGGCGATAA
- a CDS encoding helix-turn-helix transcriptional regulator, translating to MNSSDLELIDQVYAATTREGSLKNATRTFLQQQNDLAGAILHYDPIKTCTHHYEPVSRNADQEALIRALLDQHINKTGQLRDPLILSASQKLKAGELLLSDELLSYDEFSQTDYYQTVLKPLGARHSMGWVAWGTDQTWQIFTSSRDACAGKYGREERHRAKLFQRHFARAMYTLELLSETRNTQLVFEQAIDKVPQALMLVDEQLNVLFHNAATHQLLMADKSISIMGNKLRLGTSAHEKSRFDSWWQLLNHTRINDGARFNPSDASNIWELEASRVSSSPIGKSTGQHWLLTLKQQPTKGERPIPYLTQKYGLSEAEAKVCFALCDTGDAVSTAQILGIAANTARIHLKHIFKKTGYKNQVQLAVNITAETT from the coding sequence ATGAACTCGAGTGACCTAGAGCTAATTGACCAAGTATATGCCGCCACCACTCGTGAGGGCTCGTTAAAAAATGCCACGCGAACATTTCTCCAGCAACAAAACGATTTAGCCGGAGCAATACTTCATTACGATCCTATTAAAACCTGCACTCACCATTACGAGCCTGTAAGCCGAAATGCGGACCAGGAGGCGTTAATTCGCGCCCTACTCGACCAGCACATTAATAAGACTGGCCAACTCCGGGACCCTCTTATTCTCTCGGCGAGTCAAAAGCTCAAAGCCGGTGAGCTGCTGTTATCAGACGAGCTACTCTCCTACGATGAGTTCAGCCAAACTGACTATTACCAAACGGTGCTCAAGCCTCTGGGAGCGCGTCACTCTATGGGATGGGTTGCCTGGGGAACAGACCAGACCTGGCAAATATTCACCAGCTCCAGAGATGCCTGCGCGGGAAAATACGGCCGTGAAGAGCGCCACAGAGCAAAACTTTTTCAGCGCCATTTTGCGCGGGCTATGTACACGCTAGAGCTACTAAGCGAAACCCGTAACACCCAGCTGGTATTTGAACAGGCTATCGATAAAGTGCCACAGGCTTTGATGCTGGTGGATGAGCAACTAAATGTGTTGTTCCATAATGCGGCGACGCACCAGCTGCTAATGGCGGACAAATCTATTTCCATCATGGGCAATAAGCTTCGCCTTGGTACCAGCGCCCATGAAAAATCTCGTTTTGACAGCTGGTGGCAACTGCTTAACCATACCCGTATCAATGACGGAGCAAGGTTCAACCCGAGCGACGCCAGCAATATCTGGGAGCTAGAAGCGAGCCGCGTATCCAGCAGCCCGATCGGTAAATCAACCGGGCAACATTGGCTGCTGACGCTAAAACAACAGCCCACTAAGGGCGAGCGCCCCATCCCCTACCTGACCCAAAAATACGGTTTGAGCGAGGCCGAAGCCAAGGTGTGCTTCGCACTGTGCGACACGGGCGACGCCGTCTCTACCGCGCAAATCCTGGGTATAGCTGCCAACACCGCACGTATTCACCTCAAACATATCTTTAAAAAAACAGGCTATAAAAACCAGGTTCAGCTAGCGGTAAATATCACTGCCGAGACGACTTAG